Proteins encoded in a region of the Pseudomonas shahriarae genome:
- a CDS encoding nuclear transport factor 2 family protein produces the protein MSDAHNALINEFYGAFQRLDAEAMSACYTEDVLFSDPAFGELRGRDAGDMWRMLTTRAKDFSLTFDQVHSDDNKGSAHWVATYLFSQTGRTVVNDIQARFVFRDGKICEHHDHFDLWRWSRQALGTKGLLLGWTPLVRNAVRGQALKGLKAFQASR, from the coding sequence ATGAGCGACGCCCATAACGCCCTGATCAACGAGTTCTATGGCGCCTTCCAGCGCCTGGATGCCGAGGCCATGAGTGCCTGCTACACCGAGGATGTGCTGTTCAGCGACCCGGCGTTCGGCGAATTGCGCGGGCGCGATGCCGGCGACATGTGGCGCATGCTCACCACCCGGGCCAAGGACTTTTCCCTGACCTTCGACCAGGTACACAGTGACGACAACAAAGGCAGTGCTCATTGGGTGGCGACCTACCTGTTCAGCCAGACCGGCCGCACGGTGGTCAACGATATCCAGGCGCGCTTTGTGTTTCGCGACGGCAAGATCTGCGAGCACCACGACCATTTCGACCTGTGGCGCTGGTCGCGTCAGGCCCTTGGCACCAAGGGCCTGCTGCTGGGCTGGACGCCGCTGGTGCGCAACGCGGTGCGCGGCCAGGCGTTGAAAGGGTTGAAGGCGTTCCAGGCCAGTCGTTGA
- a CDS encoding response regulator — protein METGVFSNAVLSREPTPSPTPPVHWQHLKVLVVEDHSAYRILMGWFLKQLGLGHQLVGDGQHGLAALTERRFDLVISDCQMPHMDGYTMSRAIRLREHANAQRRVPIIALTGNLVHDDPQRCRDAGMDAWLLKPLSLGQLHSVLALWLPGPADVQAPVPVSALWPTRAGLIETFGDALVVDQMLASLLCEAREDSVGLAHACRTLNAPLTAERLHRLVGSLAFLGVADLELRGMRLIERVHAQGIALSALQLEAFQADLHTYLTYLGSL, from the coding sequence ATGGAGACTGGCGTATTTTCCAACGCAGTGCTTTCCCGTGAACCGACACCTTCGCCTACACCGCCTGTGCACTGGCAGCACCTCAAGGTACTGGTGGTGGAAGACCACTCCGCCTACCGCATCTTAATGGGGTGGTTCCTCAAACAGCTCGGGCTGGGCCATCAATTGGTCGGCGACGGGCAGCACGGGCTGGCAGCCCTTACCGAACGGCGATTCGACCTGGTGATCAGTGATTGCCAGATGCCGCATATGGACGGCTACACCATGAGCCGTGCAATCCGTCTGCGTGAACACGCTAACGCCCAGAGGCGGGTACCGATCATTGCCTTGACCGGTAACCTGGTACATGACGACCCCCAGCGTTGCCGCGATGCAGGCATGGATGCCTGGTTGCTCAAGCCGTTGTCCCTGGGGCAATTGCATAGCGTATTGGCATTGTGGCTGCCAGGCCCGGCCGATGTGCAGGCGCCGGTGCCCGTTTCGGCACTCTGGCCGACCCGTGCCGGCCTGATTGAAACCTTTGGCGATGCTCTTGTAGTGGACCAGATGCTCGCCAGCCTGCTTTGCGAAGCCCGGGAGGACAGTGTCGGCCTGGCTCATGCGTGCCGGACTCTGAATGCGCCGTTGACCGCCGAGCGCTTGCATCGCCTGGTGGGGAGCCTGGCCTTCCTCGGGGTGGCGGACCTGGAGTTGCGAGGCATGCGCCTGATCGAGCGCGTCCATGCCCAGGGCATAGCATTGAGCGCGTTGCAGCTGGAAGCGTTCCAGGCTGACTTGCATACCTACCTCACTTACTTGGGCTCGCTGTGA
- a CDS encoding response regulator transcription factor gives MLRVIIADDHPIVRIGQRVVIEANGRCKVVGEADGPDELLRLLETTPCDVLVTDFAMPGGQQADGYGLLSLLHRQYPRLPVILVTMFANVATLRASFAHGAQAIVAKSASAKELPLAIKTVHAGQTFVSECLRVQLVEAGTGDQSQQPQLSGKEREVVRMLASGMTVSQIAARVNRSISTISKQKSTAMNRLCISTDVDLFAYARSCGMVP, from the coding sequence ATGCTTCGCGTAATTATTGCTGACGATCATCCCATTGTGCGTATCGGGCAGAGAGTGGTAATCGAGGCGAATGGTCGGTGCAAAGTCGTGGGGGAGGCCGATGGCCCCGATGAACTGCTGCGGTTGCTGGAAACCACGCCCTGCGACGTACTGGTGACCGACTTCGCTATGCCGGGCGGCCAGCAGGCTGACGGCTATGGCCTGCTGAGCCTGTTGCACCGCCAGTACCCGAGGTTGCCGGTGATTCTGGTGACCATGTTTGCCAACGTCGCCACCTTGCGCGCCTCCTTTGCCCACGGCGCACAGGCGATCGTCGCCAAAAGTGCCTCGGCCAAGGAGTTGCCCCTGGCTATCAAGACGGTGCACGCCGGCCAGACCTTTGTCAGCGAATGCCTGCGGGTGCAGTTGGTGGAGGCGGGTACGGGCGACCAGTCGCAACAGCCGCAGTTGTCCGGCAAGGAGCGCGAAGTGGTGCGCATGCTCGCCAGTGGCATGACGGTCAGTCAGATCGCCGCGCGGGTCAATCGCAGCATTTCCACCATCAGCAAACAGAAAAGCACGGCCATGAACCGCCTGTGTATTTCCACCGACGTGGATCTGTTCGCCTATGCTCGCAGCTGCGGGATGGTGCCCTAG
- a CDS encoding valine--tRNA ligase — MDKTYQPHAIETSWYQTWESENYFAPQGAGESYTIMIPPPNVTGSLHMGHGFNNAIMDALIRFRRMQGRNTLWQPGTDHAGIATQMLVERQLEATGQNRHDLGREKFLEKIWEWKDHSGGNISRQIRRLGSSVDWSRERFTMDDGLSESVKEAFVRLHEDGLIYRGKRLVNWDTKLHTAISDLEVENHDEKGFLWNLKYPLADGAKTAEGNDYLIVATTRPETMLGDAAVAVNPNDERYQALIGKFVELPLVGRRIPIIADDYCDPEFGTGCVKITPAHDFNDYEVGKRHNLPLLNIFDKNAAVLPACQVFNLDGTLNDSIDGRIPAEYAGLDRFEARKQIVAAFDAAGLLVSVDDHALKVPKGDRSGTVIEPWLTDQWYVSTKPLAEPAIAAVEDGRIQFVPKQYENMYFSWMRDIQDWCISRQLWWGHRIPAWYDESGKVYVGRDEAEVRAKNNLGPDVALQQDNDVLDTWFSSGLWTFSTLGWPQQTEFLKKFHSTDVLVTGFDIIFFWVARMIMLTMHLVKNEDGTPQVPFKTVYVHGLVRDGQGQKMSKSKGNVLDPLDIIDGIDLETLVQKRTSGMMQPKLAKKIEKQTRDEFADGIASYGTDALRFTFCSLASTGRDIKFDMGRVEGYRNFCNKIWNAARYVLDKGEDCGQNGEAFELSLADRWIISQLQRTEAEVTRQLDQFRFDLAAQALYEFIWNQYCDWYLELSKPVLWDENAPVERQRGTRRTLVRVLEVALRLAHPFMPFITEEIWQRLAPLAGIEGKTIMLQPWPVANEARIDEAAESDIEWLKTLMLGTRNIRAEMNIGPGKPLAVFVKNASAEDQRRLTENDALLKKLAKLESITVLADGAEAPLSATALVGEMEVLVPMAGLIDKGAELARLDKEILRLQGEVQRVGGKLSNAAFVDKAPAEVIDKERAKLAEAEQALGKLAEQRARISSL; from the coding sequence ATGGATAAGACCTACCAGCCGCACGCTATTGAAACTTCCTGGTACCAGACCTGGGAGTCCGAGAATTATTTCGCTCCGCAAGGTGCGGGCGAGTCCTACACCATCATGATTCCGCCGCCGAACGTCACTGGCAGCCTGCACATGGGCCATGGCTTCAACAATGCGATCATGGATGCGTTGATCCGTTTCCGCCGTATGCAGGGCCGCAACACCCTGTGGCAGCCAGGCACCGACCACGCGGGTATCGCCACCCAGATGCTGGTAGAGCGCCAACTGGAAGCCACCGGCCAAAACCGTCACGACCTGGGGCGCGAGAAGTTCCTGGAGAAGATCTGGGAATGGAAAGACCATTCCGGCGGCAATATCAGCCGTCAGATCCGTCGTCTCGGCTCGTCGGTGGATTGGAGCCGCGAGCGCTTCACCATGGACGATGGCCTGTCGGAATCGGTCAAGGAAGCCTTCGTGCGCCTGCATGAAGATGGCCTGATCTACCGTGGCAAGCGCCTGGTCAACTGGGACACCAAGCTGCACACAGCGATTTCCGACCTTGAAGTGGAAAACCACGACGAGAAGGGTTTCCTGTGGAACCTCAAGTACCCGCTGGCCGACGGCGCCAAGACCGCCGAAGGCAACGACTACCTGATCGTCGCTACCACCCGTCCGGAAACCATGCTCGGCGACGCTGCCGTAGCGGTTAACCCGAACGACGAGCGCTACCAGGCGCTGATCGGCAAGTTCGTCGAGCTGCCGCTGGTAGGCCGCCGCATCCCGATCATCGCGGACGACTACTGCGACCCTGAATTCGGCACCGGCTGCGTGAAAATCACCCCGGCCCACGATTTCAATGACTATGAAGTCGGCAAGCGCCATAACCTGCCGCTGCTCAACATCTTCGACAAGAACGCCGCCGTATTGCCGGCCTGCCAGGTGTTCAACCTGGACGGTACGCTGAACGACAGCATCGACGGCAGGATCCCGGCCGAATACGCCGGTCTTGACCGTTTCGAAGCGCGTAAGCAGATCGTTGCCGCCTTCGACGCCGCTGGCCTGCTGGTCAGCGTTGACGACCACGCCCTGAAAGTGCCAAAAGGCGACCGTTCCGGCACCGTGATCGAGCCGTGGCTGACCGACCAATGGTACGTGTCCACCAAGCCGCTGGCCGAGCCGGCAATCGCGGCTGTGGAAGACGGCCGTATCCAGTTCGTGCCTAAACAGTACGAAAACATGTACTTCTCATGGATGCGTGACATCCAGGATTGGTGCATCAGCCGTCAGTTGTGGTGGGGCCATCGCATTCCGGCCTGGTACGACGAGTCGGGCAAGGTCTATGTCGGCCGCGACGAAGCCGAAGTACGCGCCAAGAACAATCTGGGTCCGGACGTCGCGTTGCAACAGGACAACGACGTACTCGACACCTGGTTCAGCTCGGGCTTGTGGACGTTCTCCACCCTGGGCTGGCCGCAACAGACCGAGTTCCTGAAAAAATTCCACTCCACCGACGTGCTGGTCACCGGCTTCGACATCATTTTCTTCTGGGTTGCCCGGATGATCATGCTCACCATGCACTTGGTGAAGAATGAAGACGGCACCCCGCAGGTACCGTTCAAGACCGTGTACGTACACGGCCTGGTACGTGATGGCCAGGGCCAGAAGATGTCCAAGTCCAAGGGCAACGTCCTGGACCCGCTGGATATCATCGACGGTATCGACCTGGAAACCCTGGTGCAGAAACGCACTTCGGGCATGATGCAGCCAAAACTGGCGAAAAAGATCGAGAAGCAGACCCGCGACGAGTTCGCCGACGGCATCGCCAGCTACGGCACCGACGCCCTGCGTTTCACCTTCTGCTCGCTGGCGTCCACCGGTCGCGACATCAAGTTCGACATGGGTCGCGTCGAAGGCTATCGCAACTTCTGCAACAAGATCTGGAACGCAGCGCGCTACGTGCTGGACAAGGGCGAAGACTGCGGCCAGAACGGCGAAGCCTTTGAGCTGTCCCTGGCTGATCGCTGGATCATCTCGCAGCTGCAGCGCACCGAAGCCGAAGTGACCCGCCAACTCGACCAGTTCCGTTTCGACCTGGCCGCCCAGGCCTTGTACGAGTTCATCTGGAACCAGTATTGCGACTGGTACCTGGAACTCTCCAAGCCGGTGCTGTGGGACGAGAACGCGCCGGTCGAGCGCCAGCGCGGTACCCGTCGCACCCTGGTGCGCGTGCTGGAAGTGGCATTGCGCCTGGCGCATCCGTTCATGCCGTTCATCACCGAAGAAATCTGGCAGCGCCTGGCGCCGCTGGCCGGTATCGAAGGCAAGACCATCATGCTGCAACCTTGGCCAGTGGCCAATGAAGCACGCATCGACGAGGCTGCCGAAAGCGATATCGAATGGCTCAAGACCCTGATGCTCGGCACGCGCAATATCCGCGCCGAGATGAACATCGGCCCAGGCAAGCCTTTGGCGGTGTTCGTGAAGAACGCCAGTGCCGAGGACCAGCGCCGTCTCACCGAGAATGACGCCCTGCTCAAGAAGCTGGCGAAGCTGGAGTCGATCACCGTATTGGCTGACGGCGCCGAAGCACCGCTGTCTGCCACCGCACTGGTCGGCGAGATGGAAGTGCTGGTGCCGATGGCCGGCCTGATCGACAAAGGTGCCGAGCTGGCGCGCCTGGACAAGGAAATCCTGCGCCTGCAGGGCGAAGTGCAGCGCGTGGGCGGCAAGCTGTCCAATGCAGCCTTCGTGGACAAGGCCCCGGCCGAAGTCATCGACAAGGAACGCGCCAAGCTGGCCGAGGCCGAACAGGCGTTGGGCAAGCTGGCGGAGCAACGTGCGCGGATTTCCAGCCTGTAA
- a CDS encoding DUF1120 domain-containing protein, translating to MNAFASRLLLTLLFTPAAFAASTTDLAVKGTITPSACAPLISGDGTIDFGKMSAKDLNADQHTKLPNQSMLLSVRCEAPTLFTLNTVDNRAGSSANHDNWHGLGMTPEGEKLGGSAFHLYTPIADGAPVRTITSRDGGVTWELTNMLNHTLVTAVARGNDLVPIAVRALDAEIRLYTHIAPADGLTLTDEVPVDGHATVQVNYL from the coding sequence ATGAACGCTTTTGCCTCCAGACTCCTACTGACATTGCTGTTCACACCAGCGGCATTCGCCGCCAGCACCACCGACCTCGCCGTCAAAGGCACCATTACGCCCAGCGCCTGCGCACCGTTGATCTCAGGCGACGGCACCATCGACTTCGGGAAAATGTCGGCCAAGGACCTCAACGCCGACCAGCACACCAAACTGCCCAATCAATCCATGCTACTGAGCGTGCGCTGTGAAGCACCGACGCTTTTCACCCTGAACACTGTCGACAACCGTGCCGGCTCCTCGGCCAACCACGACAACTGGCATGGCCTGGGCATGACGCCCGAGGGCGAGAAACTGGGAGGGTCCGCCTTTCATCTCTACACCCCGATAGCTGACGGTGCCCCGGTACGGACCATTACCTCGCGAGACGGCGGCGTGACGTGGGAACTGACCAATATGCTCAACCACACACTGGTGACGGCAGTTGCGAGGGGCAATGACCTGGTACCTATCGCCGTCCGCGCCTTGGACGCGGAGATCCGCCTGTACACCCACATTGCGCCTGCCGATGGCCTGACCCTGACCGACGAAGTCCCCGTCGATGGGCACGCCACGGTCCAGGTCAACTATCTGTAA
- the rlmF gene encoding 23S rRNA (adenine(1618)-N(6))-methyltransferase RlmF, with amino-acid sequence MTAPSTPKPPRKKPKTAATAKPVVPRKEATLHPRNRHQGRYDFPALIKTTPELAQYVILNPYGKESIDFASPDAVRVFNRALLKAFYGVQHWDIPADYLCPPVPGRADYVHFLADLLASVNDGKIPRGSIVKVLDIGMGANCVYPLIGYMDYRWNFLGSEIDPTAVAAAKAIVQSNDLSKVIQLRLQTNPKHILQGLLEPGERFDLTMCNPPFHASMDEATKGSERKWRALGKADPKRKLPVLNFGGQSAELWCEGGEARFVTQLIAESAHFAHKVLWFSTLVSKASNLPAIETALKKAGALESQVVEMSQGQKQSRFVAWTFQTKNEQQIWRQRWVR; translated from the coding sequence ATGACCGCCCCCAGCACACCCAAACCGCCCCGCAAGAAGCCGAAAACCGCCGCCACAGCCAAGCCCGTGGTGCCACGCAAAGAGGCCACTCTGCATCCGCGCAACCGCCACCAGGGCCGTTACGACTTCCCGGCGCTGATCAAGACTACGCCGGAACTGGCCCAGTACGTGATCCTCAACCCCTACGGCAAGGAAAGCATCGACTTCGCCAGCCCGGACGCGGTGCGGGTGTTCAACCGGGCGCTGCTCAAGGCGTTCTATGGCGTGCAGCACTGGGATATCCCGGCTGACTACCTGTGCCCACCGGTGCCAGGGCGTGCCGACTACGTGCACTTCCTCGCCGACCTGCTGGCCAGTGTCAACGACGGCAAGATCCCCCGTGGCTCGATCGTCAAGGTGCTGGACATCGGCATGGGCGCCAACTGCGTCTACCCGCTGATCGGCTACATGGATTACCGCTGGAATTTCCTCGGTTCCGAGATTGACCCTACCGCCGTGGCGGCCGCCAAGGCCATCGTGCAGTCCAACGACCTGAGCAAGGTCATCCAACTGCGCCTGCAAACCAACCCGAAACATATTCTGCAGGGGCTGCTGGAGCCGGGTGAGCGTTTTGACCTGACCATGTGCAACCCGCCGTTCCATGCCTCCATGGACGAAGCGACCAAAGGCAGCGAGCGGAAGTGGCGCGCCCTGGGCAAGGCCGACCCCAAGCGCAAGTTGCCGGTACTGAACTTCGGCGGCCAGTCGGCAGAGCTATGGTGTGAGGGCGGCGAAGCGCGGTTTGTCACGCAATTGATCGCCGAAAGCGCGCATTTCGCCCATAAAGTGCTGTGGTTCAGCACCCTGGTGTCAAAAGCCTCCAACCTGCCTGCCATCGAGACCGCGCTGAAAAAAGCCGGTGCCCTGGAAAGCCAGGTAGTGGAGATGTCCCAGGGCCAGAAACAGAGCCGTTTTGTGGCCTGGACCTTCCAGACCAAGAACGAGCAGCAGATCTGGCGCCAGCGCTGGGTGCGCTAG
- a CDS encoding DUF1120 domain-containing protein produces MKPVFTAIATSLLLLGSATSYAASTVDLTVKGLIVPSACTPNMDHGGIVDHGKISAKDLHADSPTQIGTHVLILGVTCDAPIQFALHAIDNRAGSSPTAAQFGLGLINGTQKLGWFGLTLRNAVADGIPMQPIASADGGNTWYSEKFWNPGLYMAAATMDDATQPASIQELVAELVVETSIARTDGLDLSNEVTLDGSATLEVKYL; encoded by the coding sequence ATGAAACCCGTGTTCACCGCCATCGCCACCAGCCTGCTGCTGCTTGGCTCTGCCACCAGTTACGCGGCCTCCACCGTCGACCTGACCGTCAAGGGTCTGATCGTCCCCAGCGCCTGTACGCCTAACATGGACCATGGCGGAATCGTCGACCATGGCAAGATTTCCGCGAAAGACTTGCATGCAGACAGCCCCACACAAATCGGCACCCACGTCCTGATCCTGGGGGTCACGTGCGATGCCCCGATTCAATTTGCCCTGCACGCCATCGACAACCGCGCCGGCTCGTCCCCCACTGCGGCCCAGTTCGGCCTGGGCTTGATCAACGGCACGCAAAAACTGGGCTGGTTCGGGTTGACGCTGCGCAACGCGGTCGCCGACGGAATACCGATGCAGCCGATTGCATCCGCAGACGGCGGCAATACCTGGTACAGCGAAAAGTTCTGGAATCCAGGTTTGTACATGGCCGCAGCCACCATGGATGACGCCACCCAGCCGGCCTCTATCCAGGAGCTGGTGGCGGAACTGGTGGTGGAAACCAGCATTGCCCGTACCGACGGCCTGGACCTGAGCAACGAGGTCACCCTCGATGGTTCCGCCACCCTTGAAGTCAAGTACCTGTAA
- a CDS encoding glutathione S-transferase family protein: protein MSELILHHYPQSPFAEKARLLLGFKGLSWHSVIIPPVMPKPDLTALTGGYRKTPVLQVGADIYCDTALIARRLEQEKATPPLFPEGQELLSQSFAAWADSVVFSHAVALVFQPESLAVKFAKVPPQLLQVLVADRSKMFGDGSAARMPLEVARHQWPAIIARLEQQLQRQSGDFLFGEPSIADFAMAHPLWFLKGSSVTSPLVDNYPAASAWLARVLGFGHGTASEMNAGQALEIARDSAPAALPDEVFEDPNGFKVGQQVTIAATDYGVDPVAGELVFAGREELILRREDERGGTVHVHFPRLGFLIR from the coding sequence ATGTCTGAGTTGATCCTGCACCACTACCCCCAATCCCCTTTCGCGGAAAAAGCCCGCCTGCTCCTGGGCTTCAAAGGGCTGTCCTGGCATTCGGTGATCATTCCCCCGGTGATGCCCAAGCCGGACCTGACGGCCCTGACCGGCGGTTACCGCAAAACCCCGGTGCTGCAGGTGGGCGCGGATATTTATTGCGACACCGCGCTGATCGCCCGCCGCCTGGAACAGGAAAAGGCCACGCCGCCGCTGTTTCCCGAAGGCCAGGAACTGCTCAGCCAAAGTTTTGCCGCCTGGGCCGATTCAGTGGTGTTTTCCCATGCCGTGGCCCTGGTGTTCCAACCCGAATCCCTGGCCGTGAAATTTGCCAAGGTGCCACCGCAGTTGCTGCAGGTGCTGGTCGCCGACCGTAGCAAGATGTTCGGCGACGGTAGCGCCGCCCGCATGCCGCTGGAGGTGGCGCGGCACCAGTGGCCGGCAATCATTGCGCGGCTTGAGCAACAGTTGCAGCGTCAGTCAGGGGATTTCCTGTTTGGCGAACCGTCGATTGCCGACTTCGCCATGGCCCATCCGTTGTGGTTCCTCAAAGGCTCATCAGTGACCTCGCCGCTTGTGGATAACTATCCGGCTGCCAGCGCCTGGCTTGCTCGGGTGCTGGGCTTCGGGCATGGCACCGCCAGCGAGATGAATGCCGGGCAGGCCCTGGAAATCGCCCGCGATAGCGCGCCTGCGGCGTTGCCGGATGAAGTGTTTGAAGATCCCAACGGGTTCAAGGTCGGCCAGCAAGTGACCATCGCCGCGACCGACTACGGCGTCGACCCGGTGGCGGGGGAGTTGGTGTTTGCCGGTCGCGAAGAGTTGATCCTGCGCCGCGAGGATGAGCGTGGCGGCACCGTGCATGTGCACTTTCCGCGCCTGGGCTTCTTAATCCGTTAA
- a CDS encoding GIY-YIG nuclease family protein, which yields MNSPPEPVAPKPWFVYLVRAANGALYCGISNDPLRRFAMHQSGKGARFFLSSPAVALVYTEACASKGEALRQERLIKKLKKSAKECLARAYQSD from the coding sequence GTGAACAGCCCACCTGAACCTGTCGCGCCCAAACCCTGGTTTGTCTACCTGGTCCGGGCGGCCAATGGCGCGCTCTATTGCGGGATCAGCAACGATCCGCTGCGCCGCTTTGCGATGCACCAGAGCGGCAAGGGCGCGCGGTTTTTTCTGTCCAGCCCGGCGGTGGCGCTGGTGTATACCGAGGCTTGCGCGAGCAAGGGCGAAGCCCTGCGCCAGGAACGCCTGATAAAGAAGCTCAAGAAAAGCGCCAAGGAGTGCCTGGCCCGGGCTTATCAATCTGACTGA
- a CDS encoding HU family DNA-binding protein, translating into MALTKDQLIADIAESTDTTKVQVRAVLEQLAQIVGDQLDNGGEITLPGVGKLKVTERPARTGRNPSTGAAIEIAAKKVIKLVVAKGLTDSINK; encoded by the coding sequence ATGGCTTTGACTAAAGACCAACTGATCGCTGATATCGCCGAATCCACTGATACCACCAAGGTTCAAGTACGTGCCGTACTGGAGCAACTGGCTCAGATCGTTGGTGACCAGCTGGACAACGGCGGCGAAATCACTCTGCCAGGTGTTGGCAAGCTGAAAGTGACCGAGCGTCCAGCCCGTACCGGCCGTAACCCTTCGACTGGCGCTGCCATCGAAATCGCTGCGAAGAAAGTGATCAAGCTGGTTGTGGCCAAAGGCCTGACCGACTCGATCAACAAGTAA
- a CDS encoding glutaredoxin family protein, with protein MLGGVLKKVLLVLLVVVAIQNWGKIERLFNPSQVVPEQVRATARVTLYSTEWCGYCKQTQRFLDQKGIPYKTVDIEKDAQGRKAYEALGGGGIPFVDVNGTQIRDYNPDAILSALNL; from the coding sequence ATGCTCGGCGGGGTACTGAAGAAAGTCCTGCTGGTGTTGCTGGTGGTGGTGGCGATCCAGAACTGGGGCAAGATCGAGCGACTGTTCAATCCGTCGCAGGTCGTCCCGGAGCAGGTACGCGCCACTGCCCGGGTCACGCTGTACAGCACCGAGTGGTGCGGGTACTGCAAGCAGACCCAGCGGTTCCTCGATCAGAAGGGTATCCCCTACAAGACCGTGGACATCGAGAAGGACGCCCAGGGACGCAAGGCTTATGAGGCCCTGGGAGGCGGCGGGATTCCATTTGTGGACGTGAATGGCACGCAGATCCGCGACTACAACCCGGATGCCATCCTGTCCGCCCTGAACCTGTAG
- a CDS encoding DUF1120 domain-containing protein, with protein MNKSLNLVGTALLLASASSAFAASTVDLTVKGLITPSACTLTVPGAIDFGKISAKDLNPDTQTRIEDKTLQLTVNCEAMTLFAINPVDNRAGTSHGTNASGYGLGLINGTEKLGMYVVIVRNPVADIPSQMLQFRDGTWRMQWDDDYVAPNRLIAFGSFVPDVGYLPHPLETASVEIVLNTWIAPANTLTLTDEVALDGSATLEVKYL; from the coding sequence ATGAACAAGTCGTTAAACCTGGTGGGCACCGCCCTGTTGCTCGCCAGTGCCTCATCGGCCTTTGCCGCCAGCACCGTGGACCTTACGGTCAAAGGGCTTATCACCCCAAGCGCCTGCACCCTCACCGTGCCGGGCGCTATCGACTTCGGGAAAATCTCGGCCAAAGACCTGAACCCGGACACACAAACACGAATTGAAGACAAGACCCTGCAACTGACTGTGAATTGCGAGGCCATGACGCTGTTTGCGATTAACCCTGTCGATAATCGGGCAGGTACATCGCACGGCACCAATGCCTCAGGCTATGGCCTGGGGCTGATCAATGGCACGGAAAAACTCGGGATGTATGTAGTGATCGTGCGTAACCCCGTCGCCGACATCCCATCGCAAATGCTGCAATTTCGCGATGGCACATGGCGCATGCAGTGGGACGACGACTATGTCGCGCCCAACCGGTTGATTGCCTTCGGCAGCTTTGTCCCGGATGTCGGTTACTTGCCGCACCCCCTCGAAACCGCATCCGTGGAGATCGTGCTCAATACCTGGATTGCCCCGGCAAACACGCTGACCCTGACCGATGAGGTGGCGCTGGACGGTTCGGCAACCCTGGAAGTGAAGTACCTCTAA
- the yejK gene encoding nucleoid-associated protein YejK codes for MPIRHCIVHLIDKKPDGTPAVLHARDSELAESAAIENMLADLNESYNAKQGKAWGFFHAESGAHPFSGWLKEYFEGGKDFTAFSRIAVEHLQKLMEESNLSVGGHVLFAHYQQGMTDYLAIALLHHSEGVAVTDELDVTPSRHLDLGQLHLAARINVSEWQNNKQSKQYISFIKGKNGKKVSEYFRDFIGCQEGVDGPGETRTLLKAFSDFVESEDLPDESAREKTKTLVDYASSQAKLGEPMGLEELSGLIDEDRPKAFYDHIRNKDYGLSPEIPADKRTLNQFRRFTGRAEGLSISFEAHLLGDKIEYDEAAGTLIIKGLPTQLTDQLKRRN; via the coding sequence ATGCCGATCCGTCATTGCATCGTCCACCTGATCGACAAAAAACCCGACGGCACGCCCGCAGTTCTCCACGCCCGTGACTCCGAATTGGCCGAGTCCGCCGCCATCGAGAACATGCTCGCCGACCTCAACGAGAGCTATAACGCCAAACAAGGCAAGGCCTGGGGTTTCTTCCATGCCGAGTCCGGCGCGCACCCGTTCAGTGGCTGGTTGAAGGAATACTTCGAAGGCGGCAAGGATTTCACCGCCTTCAGCCGGATTGCCGTGGAGCATCTGCAAAAACTGATGGAGGAGTCCAACCTCTCCGTCGGCGGCCACGTGTTGTTTGCCCACTATCAACAGGGCATGACCGACTACCTGGCCATCGCCCTGCTGCACCACAGCGAAGGCGTGGCGGTGACCGACGAGCTGGACGTGACGCCCTCGCGCCACCTGGACCTGGGCCAGTTGCACCTGGCGGCACGCATCAACGTGTCCGAATGGCAGAACAACAAGCAGTCCAAACAGTACATCTCGTTTATCAAGGGCAAGAACGGCAAGAAGGTCTCGGAGTACTTCCGCGACTTTATCGGCTGCCAGGAAGGCGTCGACGGTCCGGGCGAGACTCGCACCCTGCTCAAGGCCTTCAGTGACTTCGTCGAAAGCGAAGACCTGCCGGACGAGTCCGCCCGCGAGAAAACCAAGACCCTTGTGGATTACGCCAGCAGCCAGGCCAAGCTCGGCGAGCCGATGGGCCTGGAAGAACTGTCGGGCCTGATTGATGAAGATCGGCCAAAGGCCTTCTACGACCATATCCGCAACAAGGATTACGGCCTGTCGCCGGAAATCCCGGCGGATAAACGCACCCTCAACCAGTTCCGCCGCTTCACCGGGCGCGCCGAGGGCCTGTCGATCAGCTTTGAAGCGCACCTGCTGGGCGACAAGATCGAGTATGACGAAGCCGCCGGCACCCTGATCATCAAGGGCTTGCCGACCCAACTGACCGACCAGCTCAAGCGCCGTAACTGA